The region AATGTAGTCAATCCATCTCAATCCaaccaaagcaaaaagaatAATACGCCGAGCTATTGCGGAAAACGAAACATACATTTATTcaaacgatggtggtgctattaataattgaaatttctctctctctctctgatgtGCGTAATCtaactgtgtgtgtgtgtgatttTACGGCTGATTTGAAATTTAAGCGAGTCTCGGAAGAACACGCGGAAGACGAATCCATGGACGAGGAATCCACGGACGGCGGATAATGGCCGGACGTATGCGTCTATCGATTACAGAGGCATGAATCGGTGCGAGGCGTCCCAGCAGATACCGGTTAAGGTAGTCCAACTCCTCCTGACGATCCTGCAGCTTCTCCAGCAGTTCAATCACTTCTTTGTCGTCTTCACTTTCGTCCGACTCTGCAGAGTCCACCGAATCATCTTCATCCTGGACGGTTTCTTGATCAGGTTGGTCCGGTGCGGGGCCCTCCTTCTCAGCATCTGGAGCATCTTGGGGAGCTTCTTCCAATGGTTTTGGATCTGGTTGGGCGATATCCACCTCTGCTCGGTCGGGTTGAAGAAGGTCGGTCGGCAATTCCGGTGCGGCGGGATCAACTTCATTTCCCACGACGAAAGCAACGCAAACGACCAAAGCAAC is a window of Anopheles aquasalis chromosome 2, idAnoAquaMG_Q_19, whole genome shotgun sequence DNA encoding:
- the LOC126569870 gene encoding uncharacterized protein LOC126569870, producing MKLQIVALVVCVAFVVGNEVDPAAPELPTDLLQPDRAEVDIAQPDPKPLEEAPQDAPDAEKEGPAPDQPDQETVQDEDDSVDSAESDESEDDKEVIELLEKLQDRQEELDYLNRYLLGRLAPIHASVIDRRIRPAIIRRPWIPRPWIRLPRVLPRLA